In one Pseudomonas sp. Bout1 genomic region, the following are encoded:
- a CDS encoding substrate-binding periplasmic protein, which yields MQLRPWTVLLALSLLPTVSLAAGKCDRLVITGSPDAPPYLWRDPQAPTHLIGATADMLQQVAKDLGVKIDLLYGGKRSAALDEVRSGRMDLLADAPLTVDALDSLDYIHPALVQTDYLVWTRKDSTLAYNQASDLHGHKGAVSERARLSRGFETFAGEQLTLQRLPTLTPAFQKLLLGEVDYVLAGRYSGMAMAQTLGMSNDLVARELPIDQPGLYLAISHNSACNDPWLRGQLAKKMTELPASGLAETALQSNLARWKAQLQQPVGTPTK from the coding sequence ATGCAATTGCGTCCCTGGACTGTGCTGCTGGCCTTGTCGCTGCTGCCGACGGTATCGCTGGCGGCCGGCAAATGTGATCGCCTGGTGATCACCGGCAGCCCGGATGCACCGCCTTACCTGTGGCGTGATCCCCAGGCACCCACGCACCTGATCGGCGCCACCGCCGACATGTTGCAGCAAGTGGCCAAGGACCTCGGGGTGAAAATCGACCTGCTGTACGGCGGTAAACGCTCCGCGGCCCTGGACGAAGTGCGCAGCGGGCGCATGGACCTCCTCGCCGATGCGCCGCTGACCGTCGACGCCCTGGACTCCCTGGACTACATCCACCCGGCCTTGGTGCAGACCGATTATCTCGTCTGGACCCGCAAGGATTCGACCCTTGCCTATAACCAGGCCAGCGACCTGCACGGTCACAAGGGCGCCGTGTCGGAAAGGGCGCGCCTGAGCCGCGGTTTCGAAACCTTCGCCGGTGAGCAACTGACCCTGCAACGCTTGCCCACCTTGACCCCGGCGTTCCAGAAATTGCTGCTGGGGGAAGTCGACTACGTGCTCGCCGGGCGTTATTCCGGCATGGCCATGGCCCAGACGTTGGGCATGAGCAACGACCTGGTGGCGCGCGAACTGCCCATCGACCAGCCGGGCCTGTACCTGGCCATTTCCCACAACTCTGCCTGCAACGATCCGTGGTTGCGCGGACAGCTCGCCAAAAAGATGACAGAATTGCCCGCGTCCGGTCTGGCGGAAACCG
- a CDS encoding electron transfer flavoprotein subunit alpha/FixB family protein, whose translation MTILVIAEHDNKVVAPATLNTVAAAAKIGGDVHVLVAGQNIGAVAEAAAKIAGVSKVLVADNAAYAHQLPENVAPLVAELGAGYSHILAAATSNGKNILPRVAAQLDVDQISEIISVESADTFKRPIYAGNAIATVQSTASVKVITVRATGFDPVAAEGGSAAVEAVSAAHDAGTSSFVGEELAKSDRPELTAAKIVVSGGRGMQNGDNFKHLYALADKLGAAVGASRAAVDAGFVPNDMQVGQTGKIVAPQLYIAVGISGAIQHLAGMKDSKVIVAINKDEEAPIFQVADYGLVADLFEAVPELEKLV comes from the coding sequence AGAACACGACAACAAGGTTGTGGCCCCGGCCACCCTGAACACCGTGGCCGCTGCCGCCAAAATTGGTGGTGATGTTCACGTATTGGTTGCTGGCCAGAACATTGGCGCGGTGGCAGAAGCCGCTGCAAAAATCGCTGGCGTGAGCAAAGTACTGGTCGCCGACAACGCGGCCTACGCTCACCAACTGCCGGAAAACGTTGCCCCTCTGGTCGCAGAGCTGGGCGCTGGCTACAGCCACATCCTGGCTGCCGCTACTTCCAACGGCAAAAACATCCTGCCACGCGTTGCTGCGCAGCTGGACGTTGACCAGATCTCCGAGATCATCTCGGTCGAAAGCGCCGACACCTTCAAGCGCCCGATCTACGCCGGTAACGCTATCGCCACCGTGCAGTCCACTGCGTCGGTAAAAGTCATCACCGTGCGTGCCACCGGTTTCGACCCGGTTGCTGCTGAAGGTGGTTCGGCTGCGGTTGAAGCGGTATCTGCTGCTCATGACGCTGGTACTTCCAGCTTCGTTGGCGAAGAGCTGGCCAAGTCCGATCGTCCGGAACTGACCGCTGCCAAGATCGTCGTTTCGGGCGGTCGTGGCATGCAGAACGGTGACAACTTCAAGCACCTGTACGCCCTGGCCGACAAGCTGGGCGCCGCGGTTGGCGCTTCCCGCGCGGCCGTCGACGCAGGTTTTGTACCCAACGACATGCAGGTCGGCCAGACCGGCAAGATCGTTGCGCCACAGCTGTACATCGCGGTCGGTATCTCCGGCGCGATCCAGCATTTGGCCGGTATGAAAGACTCCAAGGTGATCGTTGCGATCAACAAGGACGAAGAAGCACCGATCTTCCAGGTGGCTGATTACGGCCTGGTGGCGGACTTGTTCGAAGCCGTACCCGAGTTGGAGAAGCTGGTCTAA